A window of Phocoena phocoena chromosome 6, mPhoPho1.1, whole genome shotgun sequence contains these coding sequences:
- the RGS3 gene encoding regulator of G-protein signaling 3 isoform X7: MNRFNGLCKVCSERRYRQITIPRGKDGFGFTICCDSPVRVQAVDSGGPAERAGLQQLDTVLQLNERPVEHWKCVELAHEIRSCPSEIILLVWRMVPQVKPGPDGGVLRRASCKSTHDLQSPPNKREKNCTHGAQARPEQRHSCHLVCDSSDGLLLGGWERYTEVTKRGGQHTLPALSRATAPADPNYIILAPLNPGSQLLRPVYQEDAIPEESGSPSKGKSYTGLGKKCRLMKTVQTMKGHGNYQNCPVMRPHAPHSSYGTYVTLAPKVLVFPIFVQPLDLCNPARTLLLSEELLLYEGRNKAAEVTLFAYSDLLLFTKEDEPGRCNVLRNPLYLQSVKLQEGSSEDLKFCVLYLAEKAERLFTLEAHSHEQKKRVCWCLSENIAKQQQLAAPSPESKKLHPYGSLQQEMGPANSTNATQDRSFTSSGQTLIG; the protein is encoded by the exons ATTACCATCCCGAGGGGGAAGGACGGCTTCGGCTTCACCATCTGCTGCGACTCTCCGGTCCGAGTCCAGGCCGTGGATTCCG GGGGCCCTGCAGAGCGGGCAGGGCTGCAGCAGCTGGACACGGTGCTACAGCTGAACGAGAGGCCCGTGGAGCACTGGAAATGCGTGGAGCTGGCACACGAGATCCG GAGCTGCCCCAGCGAGATCATCCTGCTTGTGTGGCGTATGGTCCCCCAGGTCAAGCCGGGGCCAGATGGCGGGGTCCTGCGGCGGGCGTCCTGCAAGTCGACCCATGACCTCCAGTCGCCCCCCAACAAGCGGGAGAAGAACTGCACCCACGGGGCCCAGGCACGGCCAGAGCAGCGCCACAGCTGTCACCTGGTGTGTGACAGCTCGGATGGGCTGCTGCTCGGTGGCTGGGAGCGCTACACTGAGGTGACCAAGCGCGGGGGCCAGCACACCCTGCCTGCACTGTCCCGTGCCACTGCCCCCGCCGACCCCAACTACATCATCCTGGCCCCGCTGAACCCTGGGAGCCAG CTGCTGCGGCCTGTGTACCAGGAGGATGCCATCCCCGAAG AATCAGGGAGTCCCAGTAAAGGGAAGTCTTACACGGGCCTGGGGAAGAAGTGTCGGCTGATGAAGACGGTGCAGACCATGAAGGGCCATGGGAACTACCAGAATTGCCCGGTCATGAGGCCACATGCCCCACACTCAAGCTATGGCACCTACGTCACCCTGGCCCCCAAGGTCCTGGTGTTCCCCATCTTTGTTCAG CCTTTAGATCTCTGTAACCCTGCCAGGACCCTCCTGTTGTCGGAGGAGCTGCTGCTGTATGAGGGGAGAAACAAGGCTGCCGAG GTGACGCTGTTTGCCTACTCTGACCTGCTGCTCTTCACCAAGGAGGATGAGCCAGGCCGCTGCAACGTCCTGAGGAACCCCCTCTACCTCCAGAGCGTGAAGCTGCAGGAAG GTTCTTCAGAAGACCTGAAGTTCTGTGTGCTGTATCTAGCAGAG AAGGCAGAGCGCTTGTTCACCTTGGAAGCTCACTCGCACGAGCAGAAGAAGAGAGTGTGCTGGTGCCTGTCGGAGAACATTGCGAAGCAGCAACAGCTGGCGGCCCCGTCCCCTGAGAGCAAG AAACTGCACCCTTATGGCTCTCTCCAGCAGGAGATGGGGCCGGCCAACTCAACCAATGCTACCCAGGATAGAAGCTTTACCTCATCAGGACAGACTCTGATTGGCTGA